A stretch of Sphingomonas sp. JUb134 DNA encodes these proteins:
- the scpA gene encoding methylmalonyl-CoA mutase, producing MSDGTGSRSLADWQALAAKEVKGRDLDWHTPEGITVKPLYTAEDVVADPGLPGFAPFTRGVRASMYAGRPWTIRQYAGFSTAEESNAFYRRNLAAGQKGLSVAFDLATHRGYDSDHPRVVGDVGKAGVAIDTIDDMKILFDGIPLDQMSVSMTMNGAVIPVLAFFIVAAEEQGVAQEKLEGTIQNDILKEFMVRNTYIYPPEPSMRIISDIFAYTSAHMPKFNSISISGYHMQEAGATQVQELAFTIADGMEYVRYGVASGLDIDKFAGRLSFFFAIGMNFFMEVAKLRAARVLWHRVMTQAGAKDERSKMLRTHCQTSGVSLTEQDPYNNVIRTTIEAMAAMLGGTQSLHTNALDEAIALPTDFSARIARNTQIVLQEETGMTKVVDPLGGSYYVESLTQQLVDQAWAIIERVEAEGGMAKAVAAGWPKAMIEEAAAARQARVDRGEDVIVGVNKYRLASEDPLETLEVDNTKVREAQIARIACVRAGRDEDACQVALDALRRSATGDGNLLALAVEAARARATLGEISAAMEAGFGRYGTTPVPVKGVYGAPYAGDDRWAQVVAGVAAVERRLGRKPRLLVAKMGQDGHDRGANVIASAFGDMGFDVVSGPLFQTPEETVVLAIESGVDVVGASSLAAGHKTLIPELIRGLREAGRHDIKVVAGGVIPPQDYDYLRDAGVQGIYGPGTNVVECAADVLRLLGHNMPPAGLEDAAE from the coding sequence GTGAGCGACGGCACCGGCAGCCGCAGCCTTGCGGACTGGCAGGCGCTCGCCGCCAAGGAAGTGAAGGGCCGTGACCTCGACTGGCACACGCCCGAGGGGATCACGGTCAAGCCGCTCTACACCGCCGAGGATGTCGTGGCCGATCCGGGGCTGCCCGGCTTCGCGCCCTTCACCCGCGGCGTGCGCGCGTCGATGTATGCCGGCCGCCCATGGACGATCCGCCAGTACGCCGGCTTTTCGACGGCCGAGGAATCCAACGCCTTCTATCGCCGCAACCTCGCCGCCGGGCAGAAGGGGCTGTCGGTCGCGTTCGATCTCGCCACCCACCGCGGCTATGACAGTGACCATCCGCGCGTCGTCGGCGACGTCGGCAAGGCGGGCGTCGCGATCGACACCATCGACGACATGAAGATCCTGTTCGACGGCATCCCGCTCGATCAGATGTCGGTCAGCATGACCATGAACGGCGCGGTGATCCCGGTGCTCGCCTTCTTCATCGTGGCGGCAGAAGAACAGGGGGTCGCTCAGGAAAAGCTGGAAGGCACGATCCAGAACGACATCCTCAAGGAGTTCATGGTCCGCAACACCTATATCTACCCGCCCGAGCCGAGCATGCGGATCATCTCGGATATCTTTGCCTACACCTCGGCGCACATGCCCAAGTTCAACAGCATCTCCATCTCCGGCTATCACATGCAGGAGGCGGGGGCGACGCAGGTGCAGGAGCTCGCCTTCACCATCGCCGATGGCATGGAATATGTCCGCTATGGTGTCGCCTCCGGGCTCGACATCGACAAGTTCGCCGGACGGCTGAGCTTTTTTTTCGCGATCGGCATGAACTTCTTCATGGAGGTGGCGAAGCTGCGCGCCGCGCGGGTGCTGTGGCACCGGGTGATGACGCAAGCGGGCGCCAAGGACGAGCGCTCCAAGATGCTGCGCACCCATTGCCAGACCTCGGGCGTGTCGCTGACCGAGCAGGACCCGTACAACAACGTCATCCGCACCACGATTGAGGCGATGGCGGCGATGCTGGGCGGCACCCAGAGCCTGCACACCAACGCGCTCGACGAAGCGATCGCGCTTCCCACCGACTTCTCCGCCCGCATCGCCCGCAACACCCAGATCGTGCTGCAGGAAGAGACGGGGATGACCAAGGTCGTCGATCCGCTCGGCGGCTCCTACTACGTCGAGAGCCTCACTCAGCAGCTGGTCGACCAAGCCTGGGCGATCATCGAGCGGGTCGAGGCCGAAGGCGGCATGGCCAAGGCGGTCGCCGCCGGCTGGCCCAAGGCGATGATCGAGGAGGCCGCCGCCGCCCGCCAGGCACGCGTCGACCGCGGCGAGGACGTGATCGTCGGCGTCAACAAATACCGCCTCGCCAGCGAAGACCCGCTCGAGACGCTGGAAGTCGACAACACCAAGGTGCGCGAGGCGCAGATCGCCCGCATCGCCTGTGTCCGCGCCGGCCGCGACGAGGATGCGTGCCAGGTGGCGCTCGACGCGCTTCGCCGGAGCGCGACCGGGGACGGCAACCTGCTGGCGCTCGCAGTCGAAGCGGCACGCGCCCGCGCGACGCTCGGCGAGATCTCGGCCGCGATGGAGGCGGGCTTCGGCCGCTACGGCACCACGCCGGTACCGGTGAAGGGCGTGTATGGCGCGCCTTATGCCGGGGACGACCGCTGGGCGCAGGTGGTGGCCGGCGTCGCCGCGGTCGAGCGCCGGCTGGGGCGCAAGCCGCGGCTGCTGGTCGCCAAGATGGGGCAGGACGGGCACGATCGCGGTGCCAACGTCATCGCCTCCGCGTTCGGCGACATGGGCTTCGACGTGGTCTCCGGGCCGCTGTTCCAGACGCCGGAAGAGACGGTGGTGCTGGCGATCGAGAGCGGCGTCGACGTGGTCGGCGCCTCCAGCCTGGCTGCCGGGCACAAGACGCTGATCCCGGAGCTGATCCGCGGCCTGCGCGAGGCAGGGCGGCACGACATCAAGGTGGTGGCCGGCGGCGTCATCCCGCCGCAGGACTATGACTATCTGCGCGACGCGGGCGTGCAGGGCATCTATGGACCCGGCACCAACGTGGTCGAATGCGCGGCGGACGTGCTGCGCCTGCTCGGCCACAACATGCCACCTGCCGGACTCGAGGACGCCGCCGAATGA
- the bioB gene encoding biotin synthase BioB, giving the protein MIDTLPQHAADVRNDWTRDEIAALFDLPFPELLFRAAEVHRTSHRADEVQLSTLLSIKTGGCPEDCGYCNQSVHAETGLKATKLMDVRAVLQSAAQAKDNGSSRFCMGAAWRNPKDRDMPAIIEMVKGVRQMGMETCMTLGMLTPDQAAQLADAGLDYYNHNIDTSPERYGEVITTRSFQERLDTLDHVRGAGINVCSGGIIGMGETREDRVGFIHALATLPHHPESVPVNALVPVKGTVLGDMLADTPLAKIDDIEFVRTVAVARITMPASMVRLSAGRESMSDATQALCFLAGANSIFTGDKLLTTGNAGDDKDAALFARLGLRPMQAEAPRVKEACGCC; this is encoded by the coding sequence ATGATCGACACCCTTCCCCAGCACGCCGCGGACGTGCGCAACGACTGGACGCGCGACGAGATCGCAGCGCTGTTCGACCTGCCGTTTCCCGAACTGCTGTTCCGCGCCGCGGAAGTGCATCGCACCAGCCATCGCGCCGACGAGGTCCAGCTCTCCACCCTGCTGTCGATCAAGACCGGCGGCTGCCCGGAAGACTGCGGCTATTGCAACCAGTCGGTCCACGCCGAGACGGGGCTGAAGGCGACCAAGCTGATGGACGTGCGCGCCGTGTTGCAGTCGGCGGCGCAGGCGAAGGACAATGGCTCGTCGCGCTTCTGCATGGGCGCTGCCTGGCGCAATCCCAAGGACCGCGACATGCCCGCCATCATCGAGATGGTGAAGGGCGTGCGGCAGATGGGCATGGAAACCTGCATGACGCTGGGCATGCTGACGCCCGACCAGGCCGCGCAACTCGCCGACGCTGGGCTCGACTATTACAATCACAACATCGACACTTCGCCGGAACGCTATGGCGAGGTCATCACCACCCGCAGCTTCCAGGAAAGGCTCGACACGCTCGACCACGTCCGCGGGGCCGGCATCAACGTGTGCTCGGGCGGCATCATCGGCATGGGCGAGACGCGCGAGGATCGCGTCGGCTTCATCCACGCCCTGGCGACCCTGCCGCACCATCCCGAGAGCGTGCCGGTGAACGCGCTGGTGCCGGTGAAGGGCACGGTGCTGGGCGACATGCTCGCCGATACGCCGCTCGCCAAGATCGACGACATCGAGTTCGTGCGCACCGTCGCGGTCGCGCGCATCACCATGCCGGCGAGCATGGTGCGGCTGTCGGCGGGCCGCGAGAGCATGAGCGATGCCACCCAGGCGCTGTGCTTCCTGGCCGGCGCCAATTCGATCTTCACCGGCGACAAGCTGCTCACCACCGGCAACGCGGGCGACGACAAGGACGCGGCGCTGTTCGCGCGCCTGGGCCTGCGCCCGATGCAGGCGGAGGCACCGCGGGTGAAGGAGGCGTGCGGATGCTGCTGA
- a CDS encoding acetyl-CoA carboxylase biotin carboxylase subunit gives MFTKILVANRGEIACRVMRTAKRMGIATVAVYSDADADAPHVRMADESVRLGPAPAAESYLRADLILLAAKETGADCIHPGYGFLSERAEFARACAEAGIAFVGPPPEAIAAMGDKIESKKLAKEAGVNVVPGFLGEIATTEDAVRIAGDIGYPVMMKASAGGGGKGMRLAWSEADVREGFEATKREGLASFGDDRVFIEKFIQSPRHIEIQVLGDQHGNLVYLGERECSIQRRHQKVVEEAPSPFVTPEMRRRMGEQAVALARAVGYFSAGTVELIVSGADPTGESFYFLEMNTRLQVEHPVTEAITGLDLVEQMIRVAAGEPLAFGQDDVTLTGWAIENRVYAEDPYRGFLPSTGRLVRYRPPPARDGVRVDDGVREGGEVSIYYDPMIAKLVTHADTRSAAIDAQVHALDRFEIDGLGTNIDFLSALMQHPRFREGALTTGFIAEEFPEGFTGAAPSPELQRRLAAIASVLDATYAARAARIEGQLGGPISPATDRVVTLGDARFETRVEPFEGGQLVLFADGGTVELVGHWRPGEPLFAAMLDDEPLVVRVARIRGGWRLIARGAAHCVGVLPPHVAALTRHMIEKVPPDLSRLLLCPMPGLLTRLHVAPGDRVEAGQPLAVVEAMKMENILRSQKAGTVKSVNAAEGESLMVDAVILELE, from the coding sequence ATGTTCACCAAGATCCTGGTCGCCAATCGCGGCGAGATCGCCTGCCGCGTGATGCGAACCGCCAAGCGGATGGGGATCGCCACGGTGGCGGTCTATTCCGACGCCGATGCCGACGCGCCGCACGTGCGCATGGCGGACGAGTCGGTGCGGCTTGGCCCGGCCCCGGCGGCGGAGAGCTATCTTCGCGCAGACCTGATCCTGCTGGCGGCCAAGGAGACCGGCGCCGACTGCATCCACCCGGGCTACGGCTTCCTGTCCGAGCGCGCCGAGTTCGCGCGCGCCTGTGCCGAGGCCGGCATCGCCTTCGTCGGCCCGCCGCCGGAAGCGATCGCGGCGATGGGCGACAAGATCGAGTCGAAGAAGCTCGCCAAGGAAGCGGGCGTGAACGTCGTGCCGGGCTTCCTGGGCGAGATCGCGACGACCGAGGATGCGGTGCGGATCGCCGGCGATATCGGCTACCCGGTGATGATGAAGGCCTCGGCCGGCGGCGGCGGCAAGGGGATGCGGCTAGCCTGGAGCGAGGCCGATGTGCGCGAGGGGTTCGAGGCGACCAAGCGCGAGGGGCTGGCGAGCTTCGGCGACGACCGGGTCTTCATCGAAAAGTTCATCCAGAGCCCACGCCACATCGAGATCCAGGTGCTGGGCGACCAGCACGGCAACCTCGTCTACCTGGGCGAGCGCGAATGCTCGATCCAGCGCCGCCACCAGAAGGTGGTGGAGGAGGCGCCCTCGCCGTTCGTCACGCCCGAGATGCGCCGCCGCATGGGCGAGCAGGCGGTGGCACTGGCGCGTGCGGTTGGCTATTTTTCGGCCGGCACCGTCGAGCTGATCGTCTCGGGCGCGGACCCCACCGGCGAGAGCTTCTACTTCCTGGAGATGAACACCCGGCTTCAGGTCGAGCACCCGGTGACGGAGGCGATCACCGGGCTGGACCTGGTGGAGCAGATGATCCGCGTCGCCGCCGGTGAGCCGCTGGCGTTCGGTCAGGACGATGTCACGCTGACGGGCTGGGCGATCGAGAACCGGGTCTATGCCGAGGATCCCTATCGCGGCTTCCTGCCCTCGACCGGTCGCTTGGTCCGCTACCGGCCGCCGCCCGCCCGCGACGGCGTGCGCGTCGATGACGGCGTGCGCGAGGGCGGCGAAGTCAGCATCTATTACGACCCGATGATCGCCAAGCTGGTCACCCATGCCGATACGCGATCGGCCGCGATCGACGCGCAGGTGCATGCGCTCGATCGGTTCGAGATCGACGGCTTGGGCACCAACATCGACTTCCTCTCGGCGCTGATGCAGCATCCGCGCTTTCGCGAGGGCGCGCTGACCACCGGCTTCATCGCCGAGGAGTTCCCCGAAGGCTTCACCGGCGCCGCACCGTCACCGGAGCTCCAGCGCCGGCTCGCCGCCATCGCGAGCGTGCTCGACGCGACCTATGCCGCGCGCGCCGCGCGCATCGAGGGGCAGTTGGGCGGCCCCATCTCCCCCGCCACCGATCGGGTCGTGACGCTCGGCGACGCGCGCTTCGAAACGCGGGTGGAGCCGTTCGAAGGCGGGCAGTTGGTGCTGTTCGCCGACGGCGGCACGGTCGAGCTGGTGGGCCATTGGCGGCCGGGCGAGCCGCTGTTCGCGGCGATGCTGGACGACGAGCCCCTGGTGGTGCGGGTCGCCCGCATCCGGGGCGGCTGGCGCCTGATCGCGCGCGGCGCCGCACATTGCGTCGGCGTGCTGCCGCCGCACGTCGCGGCGCTCACCCGGCACATGATCGAGAAGGTCCCGCCGGACTTATCGCGGCTGCTGCTCTGCCCGATGCCGGGATTGCTCACGCGCCTGCACGTGGCGCCCGGCGACCGGGTGGAGGCTGGCCAGCCGCTCGCGGTCGTCGAGGCGATGAAGATGGAGAACATCCTGCGCAGCCAAAAGGCCGGCACGGTGAAATCGGTCAACGCCGCCGAGGGCGAGAGCCTGATGGTCGACGCCGTGATCCTGGAACTGGAGTAG
- a CDS encoding acyl-CoA thioesterase: protein MAPFKTRITAGPADIDELGHVNNAVWVRWIQDVATAHWEAVAPAEHQQRYVWVVTRHEIDYRGNVREGESVTAETWIAEPPRGARFDRHMRFVGEDGRVRVEAKTTWAIVDRETGRILRVPPEVAAPFLEA from the coding sequence ATGGCGCCCTTTAAGACCCGCATCACCGCCGGCCCGGCCGACATCGACGAGCTCGGGCACGTCAACAATGCCGTCTGGGTGCGCTGGATCCAGGACGTGGCCACGGCGCATTGGGAGGCGGTGGCCCCGGCCGAACACCAGCAACGCTATGTCTGGGTCGTGACCCGGCACGAGATCGACTATCGCGGCAACGTTCGCGAAGGCGAAAGCGTCACGGCCGAAACCTGGATCGCAGAGCCCCCGCGCGGGGCTCGGTTCGATCGCCACATGCGCTTCGTGGGCGAAGACGGCCGCGTGCGGGTGGAGGCGAAGACCACCTGGGCCATCGTCGACCGGGAGACGGGCCGCATCCTGCGGGTGCCGCCGGAAGTCGCGGCACCCTTCCTAGAAGCCTGA
- a CDS encoding beta-glucosidase family protein yields MLKFHGLLLGGSLLAGLAAPAVLAREPQAASSPAPAGDARARAEAVVARMTTDEKIALVHGLFPPMANGKTKNELIPSAGHIDGIPRLGVPLVRESDASLGVANQVEQRKGDVATALPSGLATAASFDPEIARAGGAMIGAEARAKRFNVLLAGGVNLTRDPWNGRNFEYLGEDPLLAGLLGGAHIAGVQSNRIVSTVKHFALNAQETGRMVVDARIDEKALRMSDLLAFQIAIEKGRPGSVMCAYNKVNGDWACENPRLLTDVLKRDWGYRGWVMSDWGAVHSTAKAANAGLDQQSGQELDKALFFAKPLKQAVENGEVPVARLDDMVIRYLTGLIETGAYDAPMPATAEAISYDQHAEVAQRAAEAGIVLLKNERNLLPLAASAKRIVVIGGNADVGVLSGGGSSQVRSVGGAPVEVPLAYGAASSFARITYHASSPLEALRKALPGVQVDYVDGRNFNATVEAAKAADLAIVFATQWTTEAQDVPDLRLPDHQDALIDAIATAQPKTVAVMETGGPVLMPWIEKVPAVVQAWYPGQRGGEAIANILTGKVNPSGRLPITFPASAGQPPRPNPVGLETMNSLEAQAAANPANAGNFQFQSFPVDYTEGADVGYRWYEKKALKPLFPFGHGLSYTSFAYRKPKVTGGRTLSVTVEVTNTGKRAGADVPQLYVVREGAKEPMRLAAFQRIELKPGETRRVTLTAEPRIVADYDTALPGWRIAGGRYRVAIGHDATDRKLTAVTTLAASTMKP; encoded by the coding sequence ATGTTGAAGTTTCATGGCCTGCTGCTCGGAGGATCGCTCCTGGCAGGCCTGGCCGCGCCGGCGGTGCTCGCGCGGGAGCCGCAGGCGGCGTCTTCGCCCGCTCCCGCAGGGGATGCGCGTGCGCGGGCCGAGGCGGTCGTCGCGCGTATGACCACGGACGAGAAGATCGCGCTGGTGCACGGGCTGTTCCCGCCCATGGCCAACGGCAAGACGAAGAACGAGCTGATTCCCTCCGCCGGCCATATCGACGGCATCCCGCGGCTGGGCGTGCCGCTGGTGCGCGAGAGCGACGCGTCGCTCGGCGTCGCCAACCAGGTCGAGCAGCGCAAGGGCGATGTTGCCACCGCCCTCCCCTCCGGGCTCGCCACCGCCGCTAGCTTCGATCCCGAGATCGCGCGCGCAGGCGGCGCGATGATCGGCGCCGAAGCACGCGCCAAGCGGTTCAACGTGCTGCTGGCGGGCGGCGTCAACCTGACCCGCGATCCGTGGAACGGCCGTAACTTCGAATATCTGGGCGAAGATCCGCTGCTTGCCGGCCTGCTGGGCGGCGCGCACATCGCCGGCGTCCAGTCGAACCGCATCGTCTCCACCGTCAAGCACTTCGCACTGAACGCGCAGGAGACCGGCCGCATGGTCGTCGACGCGCGCATCGACGAGAAGGCGCTGCGGATGAGCGACCTCCTCGCCTTCCAAATCGCGATCGAGAAGGGCCGCCCCGGCTCCGTCATGTGCGCCTACAACAAGGTGAACGGCGACTGGGCGTGCGAGAACCCGCGGTTGCTGACGGACGTGCTGAAGCGCGACTGGGGCTATCGCGGCTGGGTGATGAGCGACTGGGGCGCGGTGCATTCGACCGCCAAGGCCGCCAATGCCGGGCTCGACCAGCAGTCGGGGCAGGAACTCGACAAGGCGCTGTTCTTCGCCAAGCCGCTCAAGCAGGCGGTCGAGAACGGCGAGGTACCGGTGGCGCGGCTGGACGACATGGTCATCCGCTACCTGACCGGCCTGATCGAGACCGGCGCCTATGATGCGCCGATGCCAGCGACGGCAGAGGCCATCTCTTACGACCAGCATGCCGAAGTGGCACAGCGCGCGGCCGAGGCCGGCATCGTGCTGCTGAAGAACGAGCGCAACCTGCTGCCGCTCGCCGCCAGCGCCAAGCGCATCGTGGTGATCGGCGGCAACGCGGACGTGGGCGTGCTTTCGGGCGGCGGATCGAGCCAGGTGCGCTCGGTCGGCGGCGCCCCAGTCGAAGTGCCGCTCGCCTATGGCGCGGCATCCTCGTTCGCGCGCATCACCTATCATGCCTCCTCCCCGCTCGAGGCACTCCGCAAGGCATTGCCGGGCGTGCAGGTCGACTATGTCGACGGGCGCAACTTCAACGCGACCGTAGAGGCTGCAAAGGCCGCCGACCTGGCGATCGTGTTCGCGACGCAATGGACGACCGAGGCGCAGGACGTGCCCGACCTGCGCCTGCCCGATCACCAGGACGCGCTGATCGACGCGATCGCCACCGCCCAGCCGAAGACGGTGGCGGTGATGGAGACCGGCGGCCCGGTGCTGATGCCGTGGATCGAGAAGGTGCCAGCGGTGGTACAGGCCTGGTATCCCGGCCAGCGCGGCGGCGAGGCGATCGCCAACATCCTCACCGGCAAGGTCAATCCTTCGGGACGCCTGCCGATCACCTTCCCGGCCAGCGCCGGCCAGCCGCCGCGTCCCAACCCCGTCGGCCTGGAGACGATGAACTCGCTGGAAGCACAGGCAGCGGCGAACCCCGCCAATGCCGGCAACTTCCAGTTCCAGAGCTTCCCCGTGGACTACACGGAGGGCGCGGACGTCGGCTATCGCTGGTACGAGAAGAAGGCGCTGAAGCCGCTGTTCCCGTTCGGCCATGGCCTCAGCTACACCAGCTTCGCCTATCGCAAGCCCAAGGTCACCGGCGGCCGCACGCTGAGCGTCACCGTCGAGGTCACCAACACCGGCAAGCGTGCGGGCGCGGACGTGCCGCAGCTCTACGTCGTGCGCGAAGGGGCGAAGGAGCCGATGCGGCTCGCCGCGTTCCAGCGGATCGAGCTCAAACCCGGGGAGACCCGGCGCGTCACGCTCACGGCCGAGCCGCGCATCGTGGCAGACTATGACACGGCGCTCCCGGGATGGCGGATCGCGGGTGGCCGCTATCGCGTGGCGATCGGCCACGATGCGACCGATCGCAAGCTGACCGCAGTCACCACCCTGGCCGCCAGCACCATGAAGCCCTGA
- a CDS encoding TonB-dependent receptor: protein MRGFTARSHTQLVLGVSALALMATPGTALAQDAAATLGNPGPSEIADSSRAEPGEAGDDIVVTGIRASLREAVDIKRDAQGVVDAISAEDIGKFPDTNLAESLQRITGVSIDRSNGEGQFVTVRGFGPEYNLVTLNGRQMPTSTLGDGASAPASRSFDFANLASEGIAAVEVYKTGRAAVPSGGIGSTINIRTPRPLDKPGMRGSLAVKGVLDSSRNEGNPITPEVSGIISTTFADDRIGVLLSGAYQRRKASANSASVGFRDGFLGSDEGWGSLPLPGTPGAANITNRPGPNDVYEIPQSAAYDLIDIDRERINGQLVLQAKPTDALTATVDFTYSSNEVEVRDSSVGIWFNFADTSSAWTDGPNAGPLFYSERFGPGKDLSYSGALSANKSENKSLGGNLTWEAPGGVTVSLDAHHSTAESKPTNKYGSSTSIGNAIFGLQSQTIDFEHDMPVLSYTMYPGVDPLDRSLITPTGNSFRNAYFKDEINQVQLKGRYDHEGSFLDSIDAGFSFVDNKVRSAYGFIQNDTWGGIGPASDIPDDLFEQVSIPDKFDGLSGANASGIIPALYMFNFERMADLLENNYGICSDPQTGTAQPGTCLSDYTVDRRLSEKTISPFIQFNTKFDLFARPAHLIAGIRWDHTNIDSSALVPVPVGTRWVSANEFSVIYSGESTFTRLKGSYQNWLPAVDFDIEPIENVKLRASYSHTIARADYGSLQGGRTIDSNPRIGGGTGSQGNAGLLPYKSKNLDFSAEWYYNRESYVSVGYFNKDVSNFISTTQVDTPAFGLRNPAAGPRYQAAANALGTTDAVRIRDYILRNFPDSSTVTGSTDVGGVTYLTGDIFATAEDPLFNFQIAQPFNSDQTANIHGWEFAIQHRLWETGLGVILNYTIVDGDAKFDNTLDPNVGQFALTGLSDSANAVLYYDKGGIQARVAYNWRDEFYNGGSFDPTYVEAYGQVDASASWEFVPGLTAFVEAINLTGESRRGHRRSDNFVTFAQPGYARYSGGIRFTF, encoded by the coding sequence ATGCGCGGCTTTACCGCTCGCTCACACACGCAGTTGGTCCTTGGCGTTTCGGCTTTGGCGTTGATGGCAACACCGGGGACGGCGCTGGCGCAGGATGCCGCAGCTACTCTCGGCAACCCGGGGCCATCCGAGATCGCGGATTCGTCGCGTGCCGAGCCGGGTGAGGCCGGCGACGACATCGTCGTTACCGGGATCCGTGCGTCGCTGCGCGAAGCGGTCGACATCAAGCGCGATGCCCAGGGCGTCGTCGATGCCATCTCGGCCGAGGATATCGGCAAGTTTCCTGACACCAACCTCGCCGAGTCGCTCCAGCGCATCACCGGCGTGTCGATCGACCGCTCCAACGGCGAGGGGCAGTTCGTCACCGTTCGCGGCTTCGGTCCCGAATACAACCTGGTGACGCTGAACGGCCGGCAGATGCCGACCTCGACACTCGGTGACGGCGCCAGCGCGCCCGCGTCGCGCTCGTTCGACTTCGCGAACCTGGCATCCGAGGGCATCGCGGCGGTGGAGGTCTACAAGACCGGACGCGCCGCGGTTCCCTCGGGCGGGATCGGCTCGACCATCAATATCCGGACGCCGCGCCCGCTCGACAAGCCGGGCATGCGCGGTTCGCTGGCGGTGAAGGGCGTGCTCGACAGTTCCCGTAACGAGGGCAACCCGATCACGCCGGAAGTGTCGGGCATCATCTCGACCACTTTCGCCGACGATCGCATCGGCGTGCTGCTGAGCGGCGCGTACCAGCGGCGCAAGGCAAGCGCCAACTCCGCAAGCGTCGGCTTCCGGGACGGCTTTTTGGGCTCGGACGAAGGCTGGGGTTCGCTGCCGCTGCCCGGGACTCCTGGCGCCGCCAATATCACCAACCGTCCTGGCCCGAACGACGTTTATGAAATTCCGCAGAGCGCGGCCTATGACCTCATCGACATCGATCGCGAGCGCATCAATGGACAGCTGGTGCTGCAGGCGAAGCCGACCGACGCGCTGACGGCGACCGTCGACTTCACCTATTCGAGCAACGAGGTCGAGGTACGCGACAGCAGCGTCGGCATCTGGTTCAACTTCGCCGACACGTCCAGCGCGTGGACGGATGGTCCCAACGCCGGCCCGCTTTTCTATTCGGAGCGGTTCGGACCGGGCAAGGACCTGTCGTACAGCGGCGCGCTGAGCGCCAACAAGTCCGAGAACAAGTCGCTCGGCGGCAACCTCACCTGGGAAGCTCCGGGCGGCGTCACGGTCTCGCTCGACGCGCACCATTCGACTGCGGAGTCGAAGCCGACCAACAAGTATGGCAGCAGCACGTCGATCGGCAACGCGATCTTCGGCTTGCAGAGCCAGACGATCGACTTCGAGCACGACATGCCGGTGCTCTCCTATACCATGTATCCGGGCGTCGACCCGCTCGACCGATCGCTGATCACGCCGACCGGCAACTCGTTCCGCAACGCCTATTTCAAGGACGAGATCAACCAGGTCCAGCTGAAGGGGCGCTACGATCACGAGGGCAGCTTCCTCGACAGCATCGATGCCGGCTTCTCGTTCGTCGATAACAAGGTCCGTTCGGCCTATGGCTTCATCCAGAACGACACCTGGGGCGGGATCGGCCCGGCTTCCGACATCCCGGACGACCTGTTCGAGCAGGTGAGCATCCCGGACAAGTTCGACGGGCTGTCTGGCGCGAATGCGTCGGGCATCATCCCGGCGCTCTACATGTTCAACTTCGAGCGCATGGCGGACCTGCTGGAGAACAACTACGGCATCTGCAGCGATCCGCAGACCGGAACCGCGCAGCCGGGTACCTGCCTGTCCGACTATACGGTCGATCGGCGGCTCAGCGAGAAGACCATCTCGCCCTTCATCCAGTTCAACACCAAGTTCGACCTGTTCGCGCGCCCTGCGCACCTGATCGCCGGCATCCGCTGGGACCACACCAACATCGACTCCTCGGCACTGGTGCCGGTTCCCGTCGGCACGCGCTGGGTGTCGGCGAACGAATTCAGCGTGATCTATTCGGGTGAGAGCACCTTCACCCGGCTGAAGGGGAGCTATCAGAACTGGCTGCCGGCCGTCGACTTCGACATCGAGCCAATCGAGAATGTGAAGCTGCGCGCCTCGTATAGCCACACGATCGCGCGCGCCGATTATGGCAGCCTGCAGGGTGGTCGTACGATCGACTCCAACCCGCGTATCGGCGGCGGTACCGGCAGCCAGGGCAACGCAGGCCTGCTGCCGTACAAGTCCAAGAACCTCGATTTCTCGGCCGAGTGGTACTACAATCGCGAAAGCTACGTCTCGGTCGGCTATTTCAACAAGGACGTCTCGAATTTCATCAGCACGACACAGGTGGACACGCCTGCGTTCGGGCTGCGCAATCCGGCGGCCGGTCCGCGCTATCAGGCGGCGGCCAATGCACTGGGCACCACCGATGCGGTCCGGATCCGCGACTATATCCTGCGCAACTTCCCGGACTCGTCGACCGTCACCGGCTCCACGGATGTGGGTGGCGTCACCTACCTGACCGGCGACATCTTCGCGACGGCCGAGGATCCCCTCTTCAACTTCCAGATCGCGCAGCCCTTCAACAGCGATCAGACGGCGAACATCCATGGCTGGGAGTTCGCAATCCAGCACCGCCTGTGGGAAACCGGGCTCGGCGTCATCCTGAACTACACGATCGTGGATGGCGACGCGAAGTTCGACAACACGCTCGATCCGAACGTGGGGCAGTTCGCGCTCACGGGCCTGAGCGACAGCGCCAATGCGGTGCTCTACTACGACAAGGGCGGCATCCAGGCGCGCGTGGCCTACAACTGGCGTGACGAGTTCTACAACGGCGGCTCGTTCGATCCCACCTATGTCGAGGCCTATGGCCAGGTGGACGCCAGCGCGAGTTGGGAGTTCGTGCCCGGCCTCACCGCCTTTGTGGAGGCCATCAACCTCACCGGAGAGAGCCGGCGCGGACATCGGCGCTCCGACAATTTCGTGACGTTCGCACAGCCGGGCTATGCTCGCTACTCGGGTGGCATCCGCTTCACCTTCTGA